The following nucleotide sequence is from Tardiphaga alba.
ACCTGTCCGAGGAATATGTCGAGCTGAACCGGCAAGTTGACAAAAAGCGCTCCTCGCTGCGCGGCCGCACCCAGATCAACCTGTTTTTCGAGAATTCGACGCGCACGCAGTCGTCCTTCGAACTCGCCGGCAAGCGGCTCGGTGCCGACGTCATGAACATGTCGGTCGCCTCCTCGTCCATCAAGAAGGGCGAGACGCTGATCGACACCGCGATGACGCTGAATGCGATGCATCCGGACATCTTGGTGATGCGCCATCACGCCTCCGGTGCCGTGGAACTGCTGGCGCGCAAGGTCGATGGCTCCGTGATCAATGCCGGCGACGGCGCCCATGAGCATCCGACCCAGGCGCTGCTCGATGCGCTCACCATCCGCCGCAACAAGGGCCGGCTCGAAGGCCTCGTGATCGCGATCTGCGGCGACGTGCTGCATTCGCGCGTGGCGCGCTCCAACATCATCCTGCTCAACACGATGGGCGCCCGCGTCCGCGTGGTCGGCCCCTCCACGCTGCTGCCGCCGGGCATCGAGCGCATGGGCGTCGAGGTCATGCGCGACATGCGCGAGGGCCTCAACGGCGCCGATATCGTCATGATGCTGCGCCTGCAGCGCGAGCGCATGAACGGCTCCTTCGTGCCGTCATCCGGCGAGTACTTTCAGTATTTCGGCCTCGACCAGAAGAAGCTGTCCTACGCCAAGCCGGATGCGCTGGTGATGCATCCCGGCCCGATGAATCGCGGCGTCGAGATCGACAGTCTGGTCGCCGACGGCGCGCAGTCGCTGATCCGCGAACAGGTGGAAATGGGTGTCGCCGTACGCATGGCGGTGCTGGAAGCGCTGGCGCGCAACCTGCCCAATGCGTGACGGCCATGGACACGCTGCTGTCATTCCTGATCGGACTGATGCAGCGGAAACTGAAATTTGTCGCGATCCTCGGCACGCTCTTCATCGGCGTGATGCTGTACGTGCAGGGTTTCACGATGCAGAACATCATCTTCACGATCATCTTCGTGGTGATCACCGGACTGTTCGCACTCACGGTCTGGTTCTGGACCACGATCTTCAAATCCATCATGACCAAACGGCGATGATTTCATGCTGACCAACCGCCGCCCTATCCTGCTGGCCAATGCACGGCTGATTGATCCGTCGCAGTCGCTCGACACCACCGGCGATGTCCTCATCGTCGATGGCGTGATCCGCGATGCCAAACGCGGCATTGGCACCGCCGGCGTGCCTGAGGGCACCGAGGTGATCAACTGCGCCGGCAAGGTCGTGGCCCCCGGCCTGATCGACATGCGCGCCTTTGTCGGCGAACCCGGCGCCAGCCATCGCGAGAGCTTTGCTTCGGCCAGCCATGCAGCGGCGGCCGGCGGCATCACCACCATCATCTGCCAGCCGGACACCTCGCCGGCGATCGACAATTCCGCCACCGTGGATTTCGTGCTGCGCCGCGCGCGCGATACGGCCATCGTCAACATCCATCCGATGGCGGCGCTGACCAAGGGGCTCGAAGGCAAGGAGATGACCGAATTCGGCCTGCTCCGCGCCGCCGGCGCCGTGGCCTTCACCGATGGCGACAAGAGCGTCACCAATGCGCAGGTGATGCGCCGCGCGCTCACTTACGCACGCGATTTCGATGCGTTGATCGTGCATTACACCGAAGATCCCGCGCTGGTCGGCGAAGGCGTGATGAATGAAGGCGAGCGCGCCTCGCGCCTCGGCCTCACCGGCATTCCCACCGCCGCCGAAGCCATCATGCTGGAGCGCGACATGCGCCTGGTGGCGCTGACCGGCGGGCGCTATCACGCGGCCTCGGTCAGCTGCGCGGAGTCCATCGAGATCCTGAAACGCGCACGTGATGCAGGCTTGCGCGTGAGCGCGTCGGCCTCGATCAATCACCTGACGCTGAACGAGAACGATATCGGGCCGTATCGCTCTTATCTCAAACTCTCCCCGCCACTACGCACCGAAGACGATCGCCGTGCGCTGGTGGATGCGGTGGCATCCGGCCTGATCGACGTCATCATGTCCGATCACAACCCGCAGGACGTCGAGACCAAGCGCCTCCCCTTCGCCGAAGCCGAGCCCGGCGCCATCGGCCTTGAAACCATGCTGTCCGCCGGCCTACGTCTGCTGCACAATGGCGAACTCAGCCTGACACAGCTGATTTCAGCGATGTCCACACGCCCGGCGGAGTTACTGGGACTTCCCGGCGGCACCCTGCGCGCGGGTTCGGTGGCCGATGTGATCGTCATCGATGCCGATGTGCCCTGGGTGCTCGATCCCGCCGATCTCAAGTCGCAATGCAAGAACACACCGTTCGACGAGGCCCGCTTCACGGGCCGCGTCATCCGCACGATCGTTGGCGGGCGCACCGTCTATGAGCACGTCTAAGGGACGATCATGAACCCGCTCTATATCCTCGCCGCCGCTTTCGGATATCTGCTCGGCTCGATCCCGTTCGGCCTGCTGATCACCAAAATGGCCGGCACCGAAGACATCCGCGGCATCGGCTCCGGCAATATCGGCGCCACCAATGTGCTGCGCACCGGCCGCAAGGGCCTCGCCGCCGCAACGCTGATCTGCGACGCGCTGAAGGGCACGATCCCGGTCGTCGTCATCGGCATGATGAGCGGCGACCTCGCACCCGTGCCGGCGATGATCGCCGCGTCCGCCGCGTTTCTCGGCCACCTGTTTCCGGTCTGGCTCGGCTTCAAGGGCGGCAAGGGTGTCGCGACCTATATCGGCGTGATGCTCGGCCTGTTCTGGCCGGCGGCGCTGATCTTCTGCATTGCGTGGCTCGCCACCGCGCTGACCTCACGCTACTCGTCCTTCGCGGCGCTGACCGCCAGCGCGCTGACGCCGATGTTCCTGTGGTACATGAAGGCCCCGCAGCTCGCGATCCTGGGCGCCGCGCTGACCGTGCTGCTCTGGTTCATGCACCGCGAAAACATCAAGCGGCTGCTGAACGGGACGGAAGGCAAGATCGGGAAGAAATAATTCGATCTAGAACACCCGCGCGCCCTGCTTCGCATCCAGATCGAATTCCCAGATCTCCACGCCCGGCCCCACCAGATGGCCGTGGCATTTTATGTAGTGCGAGATCAGACTGACGCGGGACTGCGGATGCAGGTGACGCAGCGCGAACAGAATTTTGCGATAGTCGCGCGGGGCCGCACTGAATTGCAGGATCGCCTCATTCAACCCTCGAATTTTCGCGCAGGGCACGTGACCGGACACCGTCCAGGTGTAGGATTTGCACTCCACGATAATGCGCGGACTGGCGCTGCCGAGATCGAAACGCTTCTTGCGGAACGAGCGGTGGCCGACCGGCAACGAATAGTTCGGCGCCAGCATGACGCCTTTGGAATGGAAGAACAGTTGCGCGGCTTCCTCGAACTCACGCCCGATAGCGACATTGCTCGATGCGCCCGGCCGCTGATAGTTGTTCACGTCCCACAGCATTGCCATCACTGAACACAAGCCAGACGGGCTTGCCCCTACTCTCGCACCTTAAATACGAAAGTCAATTGAATGCATCTATAAGTTGATTAATCTGTTGCCGGGGGATTGCAGGGTGATCGACACGGCCAGCACTCCGGTTCGCTTAACCGGCCAACAACGTCGCGACTGGCTGCGGCTGATCCGCAGCGAGCATGTGGGGCCACGGACGTTTCGCGCGCTGATCAATCAATTCGGCAGTGCACGCGCCGCGCTGGAGCGCCTGCCCGACCTCGCCCGTCGCGGCGGCGCCATGCGAACCGGCCGTATCTGCAGCGAAGACGAAGCAGACATTGAGATCGCGCGAGGCAGCCGGATCGGCGTGCTGCTGGTCTCGCCGGGCGAGGCCGGCTATCCGTCGCGCCTTGCCACCATCGATGACGCCCCGCCTTTGCTCGCCATACGTGGCAATCGCGAGGCCATGGCACGGCCGATGATCGCCATTGTCGGCTCGCGCAACGCCTCCGGTGCCGGGCTGAAATTTGCCGAGACGCTGGCGCGCGAACTCGCCGATGCCGAATTCGTCGTGATCTCCGGCCTCGCCCGCGGCATCGATCAGGCCGCGCATCGCGCGAGCGCCGCCGGCGGAAGCGTCGCGGTGCTGGCCGGCGGTCATGAGCGGATCTATCCGCCCGAGCATGAGCATCTGCTGCTGGATTTGCTGGCTTTCGGCGGCGCGATCTCCGAGATGCCGCTCGGCCATGTGCCACGTGCGCGAGACTTCCCGCGCCGCAACCGGCTGATTTCCGGCGCCGCGCTGGGCGTTGTCGTCATCGAGGCGGCGGAGCGATCGGGCTCGCTGATCACCGCACGCATGGCCGCCGAACAGGGGCGCGAGGTGTTCGCTGTGCCCGGCTCGCCGCTCGATCCGCGCGCGGCCGGCACCAACCGGCTGATCAAGCAAGGCGCAACGTTGGTGACCGAAGCGGCCGACATCATCAACGCCGTCGCGCCGATCATGGAGCGGCCGTTCGAACTGCCGAGCCGCGAGCCCGACGACGAGATGTCGTTCGATGAGCCCGACGACAGCGACCGCGCGCGCATCATCGGTCTCCTCGGTCCGAGCCCGATCGGCATCGACGACCTCATTCGGCTAGCGAAGGCGTCACCGACAACGGTGCGCGTGGTGTTGCTGGAGCTGGAGCTTGCGGGACGACTGGAACGTCACGGCGGCGGGCTGGTGTCGATAGTGTAACGGCATCGGAGCGAGGATTATGGCAGGAAAAACGCCCACAACGAAGCGCTGAAGTTGATCGCAAACTGGTTCAATGGTGCGTCGTTGACCATTGCCGGCGCTGGTGTCGCACTGCCCATCCTGTCGCGTTATCTCGATGTCGGCGCTACGATTTCGCGACCAGAGCTTTTCTGGAACACGATCATCATTTGCATCGGCTGCGCCTGATCCTACATCTGCTGGGCCAGTACATGGTGGGAGCGATCGATGACTGATCAGGACATCCAGATACTGTTGGCACCGGTCGTCGTGACCGCGGCTTTTGCCGTGACAGGCTTGCTTTTGCGTCGCCATATCCTCAGAAAATATCGAACTGCGAACGAGCCTAAACTAGAGGGGCAGTCTGCGCCGTCGTCCCGTCTCGCCGATACACCAAAGTCGCGGTAGCTCCCGGACCAGATCCTGGCGCTAGCCGCCCTCGCCGTCGAACTTCTCGCGCGCGTTCGTGATTTCCGGCAGATGATTGAGCGCCCAGGCGCCGAGCGCCTTCACGGGCTCTGACAAGCCTCGCCCTAGTTCTGTGAGTTCATAGTCCACCCGCGGGGGATGGTCGGATACACCGTGCGCGTGACGAGGCCGTCGCGCTCCAGGCCGCGCAGCGTCAGCGTCAACATGCGCTGCGAAACGCCGCCGATCATGCGCTTCAGCTCGTTGAAGCGTCGCGGACCATCGCCCAGCATCATGATCACCAGCACGCTCCATTTGTCGCCGACACGCGACAGCACTGACGCCACGCCGCGACAATCGCTGCCGGCGGGATCGTGCTGATGGGGTGCCGGGATGGGCACATCGGTGTGCGCGGGTTTCAAAATAGTGCCTTCTTGTGCGGGTTCAGACAGTCACTCATGTAGCGTTGGTTACAAACCAATACCATAGGTAACCGACCATGAACCTCCTTCACATCGACTCCAGCGTCCTTGGCCACCATTCCGTCAGCCGGCAGGTCTCCGCTGCCGTCGCCGAACGCCTCACCAAGGCCCAGCCCGGCCTTGCCGTGACCTATCGCGACCTTACCGCTGATCCGCTGTCCCACCTCTCCGGTTCGCATCTGGCGGCCGCCCAGGGCGGCGCAGCCGATACCGCCTTGCAGGCAGATCTCGCCGCCGGCCAGGCCGCGCTCGACGAGTTCCTGGCTGCCGATATCGTGGTCATCGGCGCGCCGATGTATAATTTTACCATCCCGACCCAACTCAAAGCGTGGATCGACCGCATTCTCGTGGCGGGCAAGACGTTCAAATATGGCACCAATGGCCCTGAAGGCCTCGCCGGCGACAAGCGCGTCATCGTCGCGGTGTCGCGTGGCGGCTTCTATGGCGCCGATACGCCGGCTGCGGCCGGAGAGCATCTTGAAACCTATCTGCGCTGGGTATTCGGCTTCATCGGCGTGACCAATGTCGAGTTCATCGCAGCCGATGGCATCGCGGTCGGTCCGGAAATGCGCGAGAAGGCCGTGAACGGCGCTCTGCAGGCGGCGACGGATCTGCGCGCGGCTTAATTGCAGATGCTGTGACGGGCGCGGTCGCCTTTGGTCGATCGCGCCAGTCACCTTCCTCGCAGCCTGAGCCGTTCCTCGGCCTCCAGATGCGCCATGTCCAGCAGGTAGGCGAGCATATCCAGACGATGCCGCCGAGCCAGGCGGGCAAGCTCATGGACCGCACCCTTTATGTAATGCGCGGCCTCTACCGGCCCGCCGTCGCCCGGAGGCTGGTCGTCGTCGCCATTGACTGTCATGGACCCGTCCGGTCTCGATTCAACCATAATGAGAGCTTGAGAATAACACTCATAGGTTGAAATATACAACCAAAAGTCACTACCGGCGTGCATGCCCGGCCCGTTTGTCACAATCCCCGATTTGACACGGGCCCCCTTCGCACCCATGTTCGCCGCGAAACGGACGGCGCGACTCCCGCGCGCAGCCGCCGATTTCCCCCTGTAAGTTATTGGAAAATCATGAATCTCGTCATCGTGGAGTCGCCTTCCAAGGCCAAGACGATCAACAAGTATCTGGGCAAGGACTACGAAGTCCTGGCGTCCTTTGGCCATGTCCGCGACCTCCCGGCGAAGAACGGCTCCGTCGATCCCGACGCCGATTTCCAGATGATCTGGGAAGTGGACCCGAAGGCGAACAGCCGCCTCAATGACATCGCCAAGGCCGTCAAGGGCGCCGACAAGCTCATTCTGGCGACCGACCCCGATCGCGAGGGCGAAGCGATCTCCTGGCACGTGCTTGAAGTGCTGAAGCAGAAGCGCGCGCTGAAGGACCAGAAGATCGAGCGCGTGGTGTTCAACGCGATCACCAAGCAGGCCGTCTCCGACGCGATGAAGAATCCGCGCGAGATCGATGGCGCGCTGGTCGACGCCTATATGGCGCGCCGCGCTCTCGATTATCTCGTCGGCTTCACACTCTCCCCCGTATTGTGGCGCAAGCTACCCGGCGCGCGTTCGGCCGGCCGCGTGCAGTCGGTGGCGCTACGCCTCGTCTGCGACCGCGAGCAGGAAATCGAAAAGTTCGTCCCGCGCGAATACTGGTCGCTGGTGACCACGCTGGCGACACCGCGTGGCGACAGTTTCGAAGCCCGCCTGGTCGGCGCCGATGGCAAGAAGATCCAGCGCCTCGACATCGGCGCCGGCGAGGAAGCCGAAGATTTCAAGAAGGCGATCGACGCCGCGTCGTTCTCGGTCACCACCGTTGATGCAAAACCGGCACGCCGCAACCCGCAGGCGCCGTTCACCACCTCGACGCTGCAGCAGGAAGCCAGCCGCAAGCTCGGCTTTGCGCCGGCGCATACGATGCGCATCGCGCAGCGTCTCTATGAAGGCATCGATATTGGCGGCGAGACCACCGGCCTCATCACCTATATGCGAACCGATGGCGTCACCATCGATGCGTCCGCGATCACGCAGGCGCGCTCGGTGATCGGCGAGGACTACGGCAAGGAGTATGTGCCGGAGACCGCGCGCCAATATACGAGCAAGGCGAAGAATGCGCAGGAAGCGCATGAAGCGATCCGCCCCACCGACATGTCGCGTCGCCCCGCCAGCCTGAAGGCGCGGCTCGATCAAGATCAGTATCGTCTCTACGAACTCGTCTGGATGCGCACCGTGGCCAGCCAGATGGAATCCGCGGAGATGGAACGCACCACGGTGGACATCAACGCCAAGGCCGGCGCCCGCGTGCTGGAGCTGCGCGCTACTGGCCAGGTGGTGAAGTTCGACGGTTTCCTGGCCGTCTATCAGGAAGGCAAGGACGACGACGCCGACGACGAGGATTCACGCCGCCTGCCCGCCATGAGTGTGGGCGAAGCGCTGAAGAAAGAGAACCTCGCAGTTACCCAGCATTTCACCGAACCGCCGCCGCGCTTCTCTGAAGCGTCACTGGTGAAGCGCATGGAAGAGCTCGGCATCGGCCGGCCTTCGACCTACGCATCGATCCTCGATGTGCTGAAGGCGCGCGGCTATGTGAAGCTGGAGAAGAAGCGTCTCTATGGCGAGGACAAGGGCCGCGTCGTCGTCGCGTTCCTTGAGAACTTCTTCGCGCGTTATGTCGAATATGATTTCACAGCATCGTTGGAGGAAAACCTCGACAAGATCTCGAACAACGAGATCTCGTGGAAAGAGGTGCTGCGCGATTTCTGGACCGGCTTTATCGGCGCTGTCGATGACATCAAGGAACTGCGCGTCGCGCAGGTGCTGGATGTGCTCGACGACATGCTCGGGCCGCACATCTATCCCGCACGCGAGGATGGCGGCGACCCGCGCCAGTGTCCGACCTGCGGCACCGGCCGTCTCAACCTGAAGGCCGGCAAGTTCGGCGCCTTCGTCGGTTGCTCGAACTATCCGGAATGCCGCCACACGCGCCCTCTCGCTGCCGATAGCGCTGCGACGGCGGATCGCGTGCTGGGCGAAGATCCGAATACGAAGTTTGAAGTCGCCGTGAAGGCCGGACGTTTCGGGCCTTACATTCAGCTTGGCGATGCCAAGAACTATGAAGAAGGCGAGAAGCCGAAGCGCGCCGGCATTCCGAAGAACACATCGCCCAGCGATGTCGATCTCGAAATGGCGCTGAAGCTCCTCTCGCTGCCGCGCGAAATCGGCAAGCACCCGGAGACGGGCGAGCCGATCACCGCGGGCCTCGGACGTTTCGGGCCTTTCGTGAAGCACGAGAAGACATATGCCA
It contains:
- a CDS encoding aspartate carbamoyltransferase catalytic subunit, which translates into the protein MTSAPKSSFVFAHRHLLGIEGLKAAEITGLLDLSEEYVELNRQVDKKRSSLRGRTQINLFFENSTRTQSSFELAGKRLGADVMNMSVASSSIKKGETLIDTAMTLNAMHPDILVMRHHASGAVELLARKVDGSVINAGDGAHEHPTQALLDALTIRRNKGRLEGLVIAICGDVLHSRVARSNIILLNTMGARVRVVGPSTLLPPGIERMGVEVMRDMREGLNGADIVMMLRLQRERMNGSFVPSSGEYFQYFGLDQKKLSYAKPDALVMHPGPMNRGVEIDSLVADGAQSLIREQVEMGVAVRMAVLEALARNLPNA
- a CDS encoding dihydroorotase, whose amino-acid sequence is MLTNRRPILLANARLIDPSQSLDTTGDVLIVDGVIRDAKRGIGTAGVPEGTEVINCAGKVVAPGLIDMRAFVGEPGASHRESFASASHAAAAGGITTIICQPDTSPAIDNSATVDFVLRRARDTAIVNIHPMAALTKGLEGKEMTEFGLLRAAGAVAFTDGDKSVTNAQVMRRALTYARDFDALIVHYTEDPALVGEGVMNEGERASRLGLTGIPTAAEAIMLERDMRLVALTGGRYHAASVSCAESIEILKRARDAGLRVSASASINHLTLNENDIGPYRSYLKLSPPLRTEDDRRALVDAVASGLIDVIMSDHNPQDVETKRLPFAEAEPGAIGLETMLSAGLRLLHNGELSLTQLISAMSTRPAELLGLPGGTLRAGSVADVIVIDADVPWVLDPADLKSQCKNTPFDEARFTGRVIRTIVGGRTVYEHV
- the plsY gene encoding glycerol-3-phosphate 1-O-acyltransferase PlsY; translation: MMNPLYILAAAFGYLLGSIPFGLLITKMAGTEDIRGIGSGNIGATNVLRTGRKGLAAATLICDALKGTIPVVVIGMMSGDLAPVPAMIAASAAFLGHLFPVWLGFKGGKGVATYIGVMLGLFWPAALIFCIAWLATALTSRYSSFAALTASALTPMFLWYMKAPQLAILGAALTVLLWFMHRENIKRLLNGTEGKIGKK
- the dprA gene encoding DNA-processing protein DprA; translated protein: MDTASTPVRLTGQQRRDWLRLIRSEHVGPRTFRALINQFGSARAALERLPDLARRGGAMRTGRICSEDEADIEIARGSRIGVLLVSPGEAGYPSRLATIDDAPPLLAIRGNREAMARPMIAIVGSRNASGAGLKFAETLARELADAEFVVISGLARGIDQAAHRASAAGGSVAVLAGGHERIYPPEHEHLLLDLLAFGGAISEMPLGHVPRARDFPRRNRLISGAALGVVVIEAAERSGSLITARMAAEQGREVFAVPGSPLDPRAAGTNRLIKQGATLVTEAADIINAVAPIMERPFELPSREPDDEMSFDEPDDSDRARIIGLLGPSPIGIDDLIRLAKASPTTVRVVLLELELAGRLERHGGGLVSIV
- a CDS encoding FMN-dependent NADH-azoreductase; this translates as MNLLHIDSSVLGHHSVSRQVSAAVAERLTKAQPGLAVTYRDLTADPLSHLSGSHLAAAQGGAADTALQADLAAGQAALDEFLAADIVVIGAPMYNFTIPTQLKAWIDRILVAGKTFKYGTNGPEGLAGDKRVIVAVSRGGFYGADTPAAAGEHLETYLRWVFGFIGVTNVEFIAADGIAVGPEMREKAVNGALQAATDLRAA
- the topA gene encoding type I DNA topoisomerase — its product is MNLVIVESPSKAKTINKYLGKDYEVLASFGHVRDLPAKNGSVDPDADFQMIWEVDPKANSRLNDIAKAVKGADKLILATDPDREGEAISWHVLEVLKQKRALKDQKIERVVFNAITKQAVSDAMKNPREIDGALVDAYMARRALDYLVGFTLSPVLWRKLPGARSAGRVQSVALRLVCDREQEIEKFVPREYWSLVTTLATPRGDSFEARLVGADGKKIQRLDIGAGEEAEDFKKAIDAASFSVTTVDAKPARRNPQAPFTTSTLQQEASRKLGFAPAHTMRIAQRLYEGIDIGGETTGLITYMRTDGVTIDASAITQARSVIGEDYGKEYVPETARQYTSKAKNAQEAHEAIRPTDMSRRPASLKARLDQDQYRLYELVWMRTVASQMESAEMERTTVDINAKAGARVLELRATGQVVKFDGFLAVYQEGKDDDADDEDSRRLPAMSVGEALKKENLAVTQHFTEPPPRFSEASLVKRMEELGIGRPSTYASILDVLKARGYVKLEKKRLYGEDKGRVVVAFLENFFARYVEYDFTASLEENLDKISNNEISWKEVLRDFWTGFIGAVDDIKELRVAQVLDVLDDMLGPHIYPAREDGGDPRQCPTCGTGRLNLKAGKFGAFVGCSNYPECRHTRPLAADSAATADRVLGEDPNTKFEVAVKAGRFGPYIQLGDAKNYEEGEKPKRAGIPKNTSPSDVDLEMALKLLSLPREIGKHPETGEPITAGLGRFGPFVKHEKTYASLESGDEVFDIGLNRAVTLIAEKIAKGPSGRRFGADPGKPLGEHPALGGIAVKNGRYGAYVTAGGVNATIPNDKTPDTITVAEAIALLDERAAKGGGKVKKVAKKKAAPKKAVKKAADGEDKPAKKAVAKKAAKPKSDSAAASKARAPVTKKTVAKKAAPKKTAAKKSASKNG